The sequence below is a genomic window from Thalassomonas haliotis.
CCGCAAAAACGATTCCTATATTGCCGTTTTCAGGGGGTGCAGCAGTAAAATCAATGGCGAATACGGCTGCGAAGGTAATCGCGGACGCCAACTTTGGGGCGCCTATGTCGGCAACAGCAATACCCATGGCAATTACCAGAACTTCGTCAACAGCATAGATAATGCCTCTTATTACAATTCACTGGATTTCCATTTTTCCTGTTTTTGCAACCGCTACCATGTTCGCATCACAGTAGACGGCAACAAGATTGACCATTACTGGAATGATTAATCCTGCTATGTTCATTAACAGGGCTAAAATTTCATGCTTAAAAGCGACTATAACCCGATGCTTATACGGCATCGGCTGCCGTTTTGACGAGGGCTAGCTTGGTTTACTGCTATCGCCTTCAACGCTTTTAACCTTAGTATTTTGGTCATGGATCAAAAACCAGCTATCCCCCTGCTTCTTAAACACCAGATACAAATAATGCTCTAAGTCATAAGGTTTACCGTTACGGTCATCTTCATGGTAAAGCACCTTTAACAGCACAGTGCCCATTTCACTGGTTTCCTCCACCCGGAGCACTTCGGGGGTAAAGCTCCAGCCCCCTTCGGCAAACCAGCCCTTAAGTAACTTACGGTAAGTGGCGCTGTCCTCAAAAAAGGTGCCGTCGGGTAAGATAAAGGTGAGTTTTTCCCCTGGAGTAATGGTGGATTCGAACGAGGCCAGATCTTTTTTCTCGATCGCGCTGATATGTTTTTTATAGGTACATTTAAAATCGCAGGCTTGTACCGAAGTTACCTTAAGACTGACGATAACAAGCAAAGACAGTAATAATTGAATAAGCATTTCATTTCCCTTTCGTATATCTATCCGGATCAATAAAACCCGGATAAAGAGTCCAGCCTTTATTTAATAGTGAAAACGACTACTGAGTCAATAATGAACTTATGACCTGAAAAACCACGACACAACAAAAAACAATCACAAACAACGCCTTATCAGGAACTTTCCCAGTGCAGTAAACCGTAGGAGAATGGCTCAAAACAGTGTACGAAAAGTCGACAAAACAATTTAAACAACCACGGTAAAAGTGCTTGATAATTCATTGTTATTAGTGGTTTATTTATAACTATAACAGGCGTTCACTCTCATTATTTTAACTCCGTACGTACCGGAAAAAATAGTTCCTTGTTAATTTTCCAATATTCACTATATTTTAACTAGCTGAATCAAAAAAATAAAAATTGAAGATGCTGCGATTGAAGTAATAAATGGATTTGCAGGGAGCCAGGAAGTGCAGCATACAGAAAAACTAAATTTAATCAGTTTAATTACCCACGAATTAAAAAATGACACTTTAGAACTCCCCACCCTACCTATTGTAGCCAAGAATATACGTGAAGCACTAAGCTATTCACCCCACATATCTGCTTGGGAAATTGCAGATATCGTAAGCACAGATCCTGCGATAGCCATCTATCTGATAAAAGTCGCAAACAGCCCGCTATACTCTCCCAGGGGCAGAAAGCTTAGCGGGATTAAACAAGCAATTAGCATACTTGGCAATGCCCGGACCGTCAGCTTAATCACCGCATATTCAATAAAACAAATTTTTGAATCTTCATACCAGTCCTACACAAACTATTTTAATGATACTCTGCAGCATACGCTGTCTGTTTCTTCTATTTGCAGAGGCATGGCATTGTTTTCACCAGACCTGGATCCGGATAAGGCAATGCTGGCCGGACTCGTTCATCAAATAGGAAAATTACCTGTTCTAAAGTTTTTGAGTCATGCAAGAATCCGCCTGTCTGAAGTGCAAACCAATACGATTTTAACAGAAACACATCCCCATATAGGTCAATTAATTTTGCAGAAATGGGACTTCCCCGACGAACTGATTAAAGTGCCTGCCGAATATTTACATTTCCATAGAAACGACAGTGCTGCCGTAGATTATACGGACGTGGTCACGACCGCATACCTGCAAGAATGTGTCAATTCATCTCACCCGCACGGGAGTATTGACTGGTCTGAAGTGCCGGCATTTACCAAATTGGGCTTGTCGCCTGAATTTAATGAATTAACAAACGAAGAGATCATAAAAGAAATTAATAACGCACACACCACGTTTATGTAGGGAGCCGATATGAGTAA
It includes:
- a CDS encoding YybH family protein; this encodes MLIQLLLSLLVIVSLKVTSVQACDFKCTYKKHISAIEKKDLASFESTITPGEKLTFILPDGTFFEDSATYRKLLKGWFAEGGWSFTPEVLRVEETSEMGTVLLKVLYHEDDRNGKPYDLEHYLYLVFKKQGDSWFLIHDQNTKVKSVEGDSSKPS
- a CDS encoding HDOD domain-containing protein, with the translated sequence MQHTEKLNLISLITHELKNDTLELPTLPIVAKNIREALSYSPHISAWEIADIVSTDPAIAIYLIKVANSPLYSPRGRKLSGIKQAISILGNARTVSLITAYSIKQIFESSYQSYTNYFNDTLQHTLSVSSICRGMALFSPDLDPDKAMLAGLVHQIGKLPVLKFLSHARIRLSEVQTNTILTETHPHIGQLILQKWDFPDELIKVPAEYLHFHRNDSAAVDYTDVVTTAYLQECVNSSHPHGSIDWSEVPAFTKLGLSPEFNELTNEEIIKEINNAHTTFM